Part of the Salinimonas iocasae genome, GGAAGCTTTCCAGCTCCATATTCTGGTATTCGTCAGGCAGCTTCTTATGGTGCCAGGCTGCCGCTGCAAAGTAGGGCAGGCGATTAGCCGCTTCAACGACACCATCGCGGGCAATACCCAGCTCAGTGGGCGATACCAGGATCACACCGTTAAGATACATCCACTGCTGATTTTGCAATGCCAGCGCCAAGCCTGATACCCGGGTCGTGCCGTAGCTTTCGCCAATCAGATACTTTGGTGAGCGCCAGCGGTTATGACGTGACACAAAAGTGTTTATCCATTCAGCCAGGTATTCAACATCGGCATTAACACCGAAGAACATTTTTTTCTGCTCTTCTTTTGACGGCATTTCACCGTCTTCGTTAGGAAGAATGCGACTGTAGCCAGTGTTGACAGGATTTACGTAAACGATGTCAGCGACATCTAACACTGAGTACGGATTCGATTTCAGTCCATAGGGCTGTACCGGGTAGCCCTCGTCGTCTACGTTCAGAATTTTGGGGCCGGTGTAAGCGATATGCATCCACACCGATGCCGAGCCCGGTCCGCCATTAAAGCTGATAAGAAGCGGGCGCGTTTCAGCATCCTTTATATCGTTACGTGAGTAATAGGTGTACTGCAAAGTAGCAATTGCATCGCCTTCGTCATTCCAGACCGGCTGCATGCCTGCCTGTGCCCGATACTCAACCCGGTCGCCGCCAATGGTGGTCCGGTGCTTCGTATCTATCGACAGTTCTGTATCAATGCGGCGATCGTGGTTTTCTTCACCGTTTTCCTGTGCCTGTACGTACACCGATGTGCCTGCTGTCAGACCTATCGTTGCGGCAAGTACATATCCCTTCCAGTTCATAAAGCCTCTGTATGTTGTTATTTTTACCTAAGCCATCTGCTTTTGGCCGAATTAACCCTATCTTAACAAACCTTAAAGTAGTTATTAGCGTTATTTAGCGTTCACTATCTAAGCTTGGTCGAACTTTCAGGAGCGCAGATAAACCAAAAAACCGAAGGAGGCTGTAAGAAACCAGAGAATCACTTTTTAGGCTTCACAGAACACGAGGTGCATATGAAACAAGTTGAAACTGGCAACCCTGAGCAGGGGCTTGATGGCATAAAGGTCAACGAAGTAGCCCCGCCACCTGAGCCAAAAGCGAATGAGATTATGGTTGAATTACACGCCTCAAGTCTTAACTATCACGACTACGGGGTCGCTAGCGGGACCATGAAAGCACCAGAGGGCAGAGTACTGATGTCAGATGGTGCCGGTGTGGTTAAAGCCGTAGGTAGTGATGTGACTACCTTTAACGAAGGCGATCATGTGGTATCAGTGTTTTTCCCTGACTGGCAGACCGGCGGCCCTACCATAGGAGATTTCAGCAGAACGCCCGGCGATGGCATTGATGGGTATGCCCGCGAATTTGTAACAGTACCGGCAAGCTGGTTTACCCGGGCCCCCGCTAACTGGTCACACAGTCAGGCAGCAACAATTACTACAGCAGGCATGACAGCCTGGCGGGCACTGGTCGTGGAAGGCAACCTCAAACCCGGTGATACAGTGCTATTACTGGGAACCGGCGGCGTCTCAATCTACGGGCTGCAGATTGCTAAGGCGATGGGCGCGCGTGTTGCTATCACTTCTTCCAGCGATGATAAGCTGGAAAAGGCTAAAGCCTTAGGTGCTGACTTTACGGTAAATTATAAAAAGGATGAGAACTGGGGCAAAACGGTCAGTGAATGGACCGGTGGCCGCGGTGTGGATCATGTTGTCGAGGTGGGCGGGCCTGCTACTCTCGGCCAATCAATAAAGGCTACGCGTGTAGGTGGCAGCATTGTACTGATAGGCGTGTTAACCGGTATTGGCGGTGAAGTACCGACCGCCTTGTTGATGAGAAAGCAAATACGTTTGACAGGCATCATTGTTGGCAGCCATCAACATCAGGAAGAATTCGTAAGTGCATTGGAAAATATGAATTTTACGCCTGAAATAGACAAAAGTTTCGCCTTAGAAGAACTGGCGGATGCGTTTCGCTATGAGGAATCAGGCGAACACTTCGGTAAAATTGTTGTCGAGTACTAACTGCGAAAGAGCCTTCAGGCGCACCATCGCGTCTGAGGGTTTTACTTCCAAACGATGTAAACGGGCTTATTGCGGAGCACTGAGTAACAGATTAAACCGTTTACCCCACCACCTCCTGAACCAGCGAGTTAATCCCTGAAGCAACGGCGTTCGTAAAAGTCATTCATATCAAAGCAAAACCCGCACTTTAGCGGTAAATCGGAGAGCTAAAGTGACGCTGCAAGTCGTGACTGATTCGTCCCATGAAAAGACCATACTGGAAGGTTGCATCCGGGAAAAAGCCTGGCCTGATGCTGAGCTACGCATCCTTGAGGCTGGCTGTGGGAATAAGTGGCAGCTTTCGCTAAAAGGTTTGCAATACTCTCTGTCCGGTATAGATTTAGACGAAGATGCATTGCGTTTACGGCAGGCCCGGTTTCAGGATCTTGATGAAGTTATTGTCGGTGATTTGCGTACAATATCGCTGCCCAAGGCACAATATGACGTCATTTATACGGCTTATGTACTTGAACATGTCAGCAATGTGCCACTCGTACTGGCAAACTTCAACCGGTGGCTCAAACCCGGCGGCTTGATGATTATTAAAGTGCCAGACCGTGACTCAGTCTATGGCTTTATCGCCAGAAGCACCCCTCACTGGCTGCATGTTTACTATTATCGCTTTATCAAAGGTAACAAAAATGCGGGCAAGCCGGGCTACCTGCCTTATCCCACTGTCTATGATACAGCCCTCGGCAGAAACCGGATGCTAACGTATTGCGAGCAGCAAGGCCTGTCAGTGAAGGGGGTCTTTGGGAAAAATAATTACCTTCGCAAACGTTCAGCCCGTGATCGCGTAATCAAAGTGTTTGTCAGACTGGTGAACTTATTCTCCTTTGGCAAACTCGCCTGGCACTACAACGATCTTATCTACATCATAGAAAAGCCTGCATCGGATACTGACGAAGCACAGTAGAAGGCGCTAATGATGTGCATAGATGCCGTATTGCAGACTATTCTTGTTAATTACTGATAACAAAGGTCGAAAAGCCGCGCTCAATTCAGGATAATACCTCTATTCTAATCAAACGATGGGATCGTCACTTATTATGACGAGTGCCCTAAAGCATACCGGAGATAATCATGGCCGTGCACGAAATCAAACATCCGTTAGTTCAGCACAAGCTGGGCGTAATGCGTGAAGCTAATCTGAGCAGTAAGGATTTTCGCCAGCTTGCCAGTGAAGTCGGTAACTTACTGACCTATGAAGCGACTCGCGATCTCAAGACGGAACCGGCAACAATTGAAAGCTGGTCAGGCGATGAAATCAGCGTTGAGAAAATTAAAGGCAAAAAAATTACGGTTGTGCCGATCCTTCGAGCCGGTTTGGGGATGCTGGATGGGGTGATGGAATTGATTCCCAACGCAAAGATCAGTGTGGTGGGGTTGTACCGGAATGAAGAAACGCTGGAACCGGTGGCTTATTTTGACAAGGTGGTTAAGGATATCGACCAGCGTACTGCATTAATTGTCGACCCGATGCTGGCAACCGGTGGCACGCTTATCGCCACTATCGATTTGCTCAAACAGCGCGGCTGCAACCATATTATGGGCCTGTTTTTGGTGGCCGCACCTGAAGGCATTGAAGCGGTGCAAAGTGCGCACCCTGATGTGGACATTTTTACAGCGTCTGTAGACGATAAACTCAATGAACAGGGCTATATCTTACCCGGACTGGGTGATGCCGGCGACCGTATCTTCGGTACGCGATAACGCTTTTCTAAAACGCGAAAGAAAGTGATTAAAAGACAAAAAACTGGCGAAATTTAATCGATTAAGTTACAACATTTATATAGTCGTGAACGGTTGATGGTTAATGCCGCCAGTCGATATCAAAGCTAAAGCCCAAGCTGTAATTAGCGGACAGCGCCGGGCCGCCGCGCTCATGTGTTGATTTTCATTTTGAAGAAGTATGAATAAAAACAAACTGACCTTAAAAGGCGTCGCCGATATTATCGGCGTCTCCACTGCGACGATTTCAAACGCATTCAATCGCCCTGACCAGCTTTCTGCTAAGAAGCGTGAAGAGATCCTCACTAAATGCAAGAAAATTGGTTACCACGGCCCTAATAAAGCGGCTCAGATCTTACGCAAGGGACAGTCTGGCATCGTTGCACTGATTCTGGCTGATAATATTGAGTATATGGTCAGTGACCCGGTTGCCAGCACGTTTATCAAAGGCGTTTCGCGAGTCCTGCAGAAAAATAATAAGCACTTACTGCTATTTAGCGGAAACGAAGGCAGCATCCGGGATGTCAGTGACTTTGTAGATGGCTTTATTTGTTATGGTGCACCGCAAAACGCAGCCCTGGCGCAAGAGCTTAAAAGTGCCGTAAAACCTGTGGTCACCGTAGACTTTAATATCGAAGGGTTGCCATCGGTTAATATTGATAATGAGCAGGCAGCTTACGATATTGCCACAACCGCGCTAGGTGATGATGAGCGGGTGGCGATACTCGGCCTGAAGTTGATTAATTCCCCAACCACATGCCGCATTTATGACAGCCCCTTATTCGGCGCAGAGTCATCCATCGCTCAGCGCCGATTGCAGGGGTACCTAAAAGCGATAGAAAAAACAGGAAACCATATTTCAAATGACTGGATATGGCATATTCCTGAAAGCCAGGGGGCTTACGCGAGGCAGGCTGCTAATGAGGTGCTCAACTGTGAACCCCGGCCCACAACTATTCTGTGCATGAGCGATATCATCGCCCTGGAGCTGTTACAGTGTGCGCTGGCTAAGGGTATTGATGTTCCCGGTTCGCTTAAAATTACTGGCTTTGACGGGATTGACGAAGCAGCGCGCACGCGTCCAAATCT contains:
- a CDS encoding LacI family DNA-binding transcriptional regulator, with amino-acid sequence MNKNKLTLKGVADIIGVSTATISNAFNRPDQLSAKKREEILTKCKKIGYHGPNKAAQILRKGQSGIVALILADNIEYMVSDPVASTFIKGVSRVLQKNNKHLLLFSGNEGSIRDVSDFVDGFICYGAPQNAALAQELKSAVKPVVTVDFNIEGLPSVNIDNEQAAYDIATTALGDDERVAILGLKLINSPTTCRIYDSPLFGAESSIAQRRLQGYLKAIEKTGNHISNDWIWHIPESQGAYARQAANEVLNCEPRPTTILCMSDIIALELLQCALAKGIDVPGSLKITGFDGIDEAARTRPNLATVCQSSIAKGELAATKLLESAIDNTVMPYDIIGGETV
- a CDS encoding class I SAM-dependent methyltransferase, whose protein sequence is MTLQVVTDSSHEKTILEGCIREKAWPDAELRILEAGCGNKWQLSLKGLQYSLSGIDLDEDALRLRQARFQDLDEVIVGDLRTISLPKAQYDVIYTAYVLEHVSNVPLVLANFNRWLKPGGLMIIKVPDRDSVYGFIARSTPHWLHVYYYRFIKGNKNAGKPGYLPYPTVYDTALGRNRMLTYCEQQGLSVKGVFGKNNYLRKRSARDRVIKVFVRLVNLFSFGKLAWHYNDLIYIIEKPASDTDEAQ
- a CDS encoding zinc-dependent alcohol dehydrogenase family protein, with translation MKQVETGNPEQGLDGIKVNEVAPPPEPKANEIMVELHASSLNYHDYGVASGTMKAPEGRVLMSDGAGVVKAVGSDVTTFNEGDHVVSVFFPDWQTGGPTIGDFSRTPGDGIDGYAREFVTVPASWFTRAPANWSHSQAATITTAGMTAWRALVVEGNLKPGDTVLLLGTGGVSIYGLQIAKAMGARVAITSSSDDKLEKAKALGADFTVNYKKDENWGKTVSEWTGGRGVDHVVEVGGPATLGQSIKATRVGGSIVLIGVLTGIGGEVPTALLMRKQIRLTGIIVGSHQHQEEFVSALENMNFTPEIDKSFALEELADAFRYEESGEHFGKIVVEY
- the upp gene encoding uracil phosphoribosyltransferase; translated protein: MAVHEIKHPLVQHKLGVMREANLSSKDFRQLASEVGNLLTYEATRDLKTEPATIESWSGDEISVEKIKGKKITVVPILRAGLGMLDGVMELIPNAKISVVGLYRNEETLEPVAYFDKVVKDIDQRTALIVDPMLATGGTLIATIDLLKQRGCNHIMGLFLVAAPEGIEAVQSAHPDVDIFTASVDDKLNEQGYILPGLGDAGDRIFGTR
- a CDS encoding S10 family peptidase gives rise to the protein MNWKGYVLAATIGLTAGTSVYVQAQENGEENHDRRIDTELSIDTKHRTTIGGDRVEYRAQAGMQPVWNDEGDAIATLQYTYYSRNDIKDAETRPLLISFNGGPGSASVWMHIAYTGPKILNVDDEGYPVQPYGLKSNPYSVLDVADIVYVNPVNTGYSRILPNEDGEMPSKEEQKKMFFGVNADVEYLAEWINTFVSRHNRWRSPKYLIGESYGTTRVSGLALALQNQQWMYLNGVILVSPTELGIARDGVVEAANRLPYFAAAAWHHKKLPDEYQNMELESFLEQVETFTLGKLTPALSRGGFISDKEKQNVIRQMARYSGISETAIARNNLDVSTWFFWKELLRDEGKTIGRLDSRYLGIDKQDSGARPDYNAELSSWLHSFTPAINYYLKNELKFDTDVKYNMFGPVHPWDRSDNSTGENLRAAMAANPYLNVMIQSGYYDGATNYFDAKYTMWQLDPSGKMKDRLSFKGYRSGHMMYLRKEDLKTANEHIREFISATIPKEDQPARYQR